One stretch of Halobacillus litoralis DNA includes these proteins:
- the sleB gene encoding spore cortex-lytic enzyme produces the protein MVWKKTMVVFLGLALLLFPLSELTYVKPVLGFSNQVIQQGATGDDVIELQSRLQYLGFYNGEIDGVFGWGTYWAVRNFQYEFGLEIDGLVGQEVKNKLNKASNYDEGYVKEQIKKGNDFTHYGGTPKSQQTKQGNQNQQNQQNQQQQQQNEQPQQPEEPTAVNVPSGYSQNDIQLMANAVYGEARGEPYVGQVAVAAVILNRVKSASFPNNASGVIFEPRAFTAVADGQIWLEPNEQAKEAVMDAINGWDPSGQALYYFNPATATSDWIWSRPQIKQIGKHIFCK, from the coding sequence ATGGTATGGAAGAAGACGATGGTCGTTTTTTTGGGTCTAGCCTTGTTGCTTTTCCCGTTATCAGAGTTGACCTATGTCAAACCTGTCCTAGGTTTCTCAAATCAGGTCATTCAGCAAGGGGCCACAGGTGATGATGTCATTGAACTTCAATCCAGGTTGCAATACTTAGGGTTTTACAATGGAGAAATTGATGGAGTTTTCGGTTGGGGAACCTACTGGGCGGTACGTAATTTTCAGTATGAATTCGGTCTGGAAATTGATGGACTAGTAGGGCAGGAAGTAAAAAATAAGCTGAATAAAGCAAGCAACTATGATGAGGGTTATGTGAAAGAACAGATCAAAAAAGGTAATGATTTTACGCATTATGGAGGCACTCCGAAGTCTCAACAAACAAAACAAGGAAATCAAAATCAGCAAAATCAGCAAAATCAACAACAACAACAACAAAACGAGCAGCCGCAACAACCAGAGGAACCGACAGCCGTCAATGTTCCAAGTGGTTATTCGCAGAATGACATACAGTTGATGGCGAACGCTGTTTACGGTGAAGCTCGCGGAGAGCCTTATGTAGGCCAGGTGGCCGTAGCAGCTGTCATATTGAACAGGGTCAAGAGTGCATCCTTCCCTAACAATGCATCTGGTGTCATTTTTGAGCCTCGTGCTTTTACTGCTGTAGCTGATGGCCAAATATGGCTGGAACCTAATGAGCAGGCCAAAGAGGCAGTCATGGATGCCATTAACGGCTGGGATCCTTCTGGTCAGGCCCTTTACTATTTCAATCCGGCTACAGCGACATCAGATTGGATCTGGTCAAGGCCACAAATCAAACAAATCGGCAAACATATTTTCTGTAAATAG